The sequence TGCTGTTTTTCCGCGGCCAGGCGATCAGCCAGGAGGACCTGGTCCGCTTCACCCGGTATTTCGGAAGGCCCGTACCGCACGTGCGGCCGCAACCGGATCGCCCCATCGAGGAGATCTTCGTCATCTCTAACGTGACCGAGGACGGCAAGCCCATCGGGGCCCTCGGCAGCGAGGAAATCCCCTTCCATTCGGACCTGTCCTACCTTCCTGAACCGGGCACGATTTCATTGCTGTACGCGCTGGAAATACCTGACGAGGGCGGCGACACGATGTGGGCGAACGGATATGCGTCCTACGAAGCGCTGGACCCCGACATGAAGGCCCGCATCGACGGCCTTAACGCGGTTCACCGGCACTCCATCGACGCGCTGAATACCCCGGAGCCCACGATGCATCCGGTCGTCCGAATCCATCCGGAGACCGGGCGTAATGTGATCTACGTCAGTCCCCACCTGACGCATCACATCGCGGACATGGAACAGGGAAGCGGCCAGAACCTGCTGGACGAGCTGATCGCCCATGCCACCGATCCTCGTTTCATCTGGCGGCACCGTTGGGCGGTTGGCGACCTGGTCATGTGGGACAACCGCTGCACTATGCACCGCCGCACGCCATTCGACGACCGGCAACGCCGGGTCATGTGGCGCACGCAGGTGTTCGGCGCGGGAACAAGATAGGTGGCGTGGAATCGCGCGCGGTCCGCGGCCGGCCTGTAGTCAGGCGGCCTGGATCAGCAGTACCTCGGGCGACCCGGATCAAGCAGACTGTTGATCCAGCACCACCGGTTCGATTGCGTACCGGTCTTCGCCCTCGCACGAAATCCTGCCCGAGGAGACGTTCGCATCATGATCCAGTGCGATGATCCAGCCTTCGTCGGCCGCCTGTCGGAGCAGGCGCATCTTGGCGACCATGGTATCGTAGGGAAACAGGTCGTAGGCCATGTTGTAGGGTGCCCGCAGGTGGGTCTTCATGGGCAGGATATCGCCTGAGTAGACCGCTTTTGAGTCGCCGGACTCCACTTTCACCAGTTGATGGTACCGGGTATGGCCGCCGGTCACCTCGACACGGATCCCTTCCTCGATCTCCACGTCACCCTCCACCAGGGTCAGCACGCCCCGGTCCATCAGGGGCTGGTAGTTCTCGGGGCGATAGGTGGTCTTCATGGTGCCGTAATCACTCAGGGCGTCCTCCCACTCGCCTTTCTGAACCACATACTGCGCGTTGGGGAAAGCAGGTACGGCCCGGCCCTCCTCGTCCATCCGGGTCGCGCCGCCCGCGTGGTCGAAATGGAGGTGGCTCAGGATGACGAGATCGATATCCTCCGCGGATACGCCCCGGGCCGACAAAGATCCCAGGATGGTGGAACCCGACATCCCGTAGATGCCCCGGTCCCGGTCGGTCATCTTGTCGCCGTAACCCGTGTCGACCAGGATGAGCCGCCCGTCCTTCCGGATCAGCAGGCAGTTCGTATCGTTGGAGATCCGGTTCTTTTCGTCGGGGGGACAGACCTTCTCCCAAAGCGGTTTCGGAACGATCCCGAACATGCTCCCGCCGTCCAGTTTGAATACGCCGCCGCTGACGACAGACAGTTCCACTTCGTGCTCCTTTTGTTAACTCCTTTCTACCGTTTTACATGCCCTCACATAATAGTTGCCGGCCAGGTGAATGTCATGGCAAATGTGCTCGCGCTTTACGCCCTGCGGGATTTCCGTTACATTTAAACGGAAGCGCAGGTTCGTTCCTGACACTTCCTGACCTCTTCGCGGCCGCGCCGTCCTTGATCCAGTTGAATCGCGCATAGTATCCGCAGGTTACCGACATGTCCCTTTACGACTACATCGCCGCCGTGCCGAAGGCGGACCTGCACGTGCACCTGGAAGGGTCCATTCAGCCGTCCACGCTGCTGATGCTGGCGGAACGGCACCGCGTCGACCTGCCGGCGGACACGGAGGAGGGATTGCGTAACTGGTACCGGTTCAGAGATTTCCACCATTTCATCGAGGTCTATGTCGCCATCACGAAGTGCCTCCGCACCGTGGAGGATTTCGAGCTGATCGTGTACGAATTCGGCGCCGACATGGTCCGCCAGAACATACGGTACGCCGAAGTGACCTTCTCGCCGAGCACTCACCTCTGGATCAACCGGGTCGACCAGGACGTGTGGTTCACCGGGCTGACAAACGGACGCCGGCGGGTAAGGGAATCGTTCGGCTGCGAAATCAACTGGGTCTTCGACCTGGTGCGCAACGACTACCCCGAGCGGGGACGGTTCGACTATACGACCGATGTGGCCATCGAGGGGATGGACGACGGGGTCGTCGCCCTGGGCCTGGGCGGGATGGAGGAAGGATACCCACCCGCGCCTTTCGTTCCGTGGTTCGACCGGGCGAGATCCGCGGGACTGCACAGCGCCCCCCATGCCGGTGAGCACGCCGGCCCCGAGAGCATCTGGAGCGCGATCAATGACCTGGGCGCCGTGCGCATCGGGCACGGGGTGCGGGCCATCGAGGACCCCGAACTCGTCGATTACCTGGCGGAACACCGGATACCGCTTGAAATCAGCCCCACGAGCAACATCAGCCTAGGGCTCTACCCCGATGCGGCGTCTCATCCCCTGAAGGCACTCCACGAGGCGGGCGTTACCGTTACCGTCAACTCGGACGATCCCCCCCTGTTCAACACCACGTTGACCGGCGAAGCCAACCTGCTCGCGGACCCCTGGGGGTTTTCCAGGGAAACCATCGACGAAATCCTGCTGAACGGGATTCGCTTCAGCTTCCTGCCGGACGATCGGAAACAGATCCTGGAGACCGAATTTCGCAATGAAATGCGCGCGTTGCGGAGCCGGACGGGCGAACCGGACAAGGCGGGCGAACCGGGCCAGGACGGCTGACCTCGTGGCGACCCTCGCCTGACTCCCGATCAGGCAGGCTGACCTGGACCCTCAGACCAGGTGGCACGCCGCCCTGTGGCCGTTACCCTTGTCTTCCAGTACGGGGACTTCGGTCTTGCAGCGGGCCTCCGCCAGGGGACACCGTGGGTGGAAGGGGCACCCCGGGGGCAGGTTTGCCGGGTTGGGCACGTCGCCCTTGAGGATGATCCGGTCGCGGCCGAGCGTGGGATCGGGAAGGGGCACGGCCGAGAGCAGGGCCCTGGTGTAGGGGTGCAGCGGTTTCGCATACAACTGGTCCCGCGTGGATGTTTCGACGATCCTGCCGAGGTACATGACGGCCACCCGGTCGCTGATGTGGCGCACAACGCGGAGGTCGTGGGAGATGAACAGGTAGCTGAGCCGGAACCGGTCCTGCAGCACCTTGAGCAGGTTGATGATCTGCGCCTGGATCGATACGTCGAGCGCCGAGACCGGTTCGTCGGCGATGATCAGCTCGGGCCGGACGGCCAGCGCCCTTGCGATGCCGATGCGTTGCCGCTGGCCGCCGCTGAACTCGTGGGGATACCGGCGGGCGTGCGCGGGATTCAGGCCCACCGTTTCGAGCAGTTCGGCCACGCGGTCACCCGCTTCAGCCCGTGTGCTCAATCCGTGCACCGTCAAAGGTTCCCTGAGCAGGGCGCCGACGGTCATACGCGGGTTGAGGGAGCCGTAGGGGTCCTGGAACACGATCTGCATCTGGCGCCGCAGCCGCCGGAGATCGCCCTTCTTCATTTCGAAGACCGCGTGCGGCCTGCGCGCATCCCCCTCTTCGAGGGCCGTATGGAACGTGGCCGTTCCCGCGGAGGGATCGACCAGGCGCAGGATCGCCCGTCCGATCGTGGTCTTCCCGCACCCGCTTTCGCCCACCAGGCCCAGCGTTTCGCCCCGTTCCAGGGTCAGGTCGACCCCGTCGACGGCCTTGATGGCTGCCCGGTGGCGCCGCAGCAGTCCGCCGCCCACGGGGAAGTGTTTCTTCAGTCCCCGGACCTGCAGTAACATTCCATTTCCTTCAGCCATACGATTAACTCCGCTATACCGTCTCCGCCTGCACGACCCGCTGCCATTCGCCGCAACGGACCAGGTGGCGGCCTTCCACGTCCTTCAGCGCCTGCGGCCGGCCGCAGGCTTCCACCGCGAAATCACAACGCGGGGCGAAGCGGCATCCCGCCGGAAAGCCCACGGGATCCGGCACCGTCCCCTCGATGGTCGAAAGCTCCTCCGAACCCGAACTCATGGTCGGCACGGAGGCGAGCAGTCCGCGGGTGTAAGGATGGCGGGGACTGCCGAAGAGCGTTTTCACGTCGGCCCGCTCCACGACCTGCCCCGCGTACATGACCAGCACCTCGTGGGCCATCTCGGCCACGATGCCCAGGTCATGGGTAATCAGCATGAGGCCCATGCCCCGTTCTTCCTGCAGGCGGCGCAGCACATCGAGAATCTGCGCCTGGATCGTAACGTCCAGCGCCGTGGTCGGTTCGTCGGCGATCAACAGCTTCGGGTCGCAGGAAATAGCCATGGCGATCATCGCGCGCTGGCGCATGCCGCCGCTGAGTTCGTGGGGATAGCTTTCGGCCCGTTCTTCCGGCAGCGGGATGTCCACCAGGTCCAGCAGCTCGACGGTCCGCCTCCAGGCCTCCTTCCGGTCCGCGCCGCGGTGAAGGCGGACGGCCTCGGCGATCTGCTCGCCGATGGTGAATACGGGGTTCAGGGACGTCATGGGTTCCTGGAAGATCATGGCGATGTCGTTGCCCCGTATGTCCCGGATCTGCCGGTGGGAAAGCTTCAGCAGGTCCCTGTCCTCGAAGAAGATCTCTCCTCCGGCGATGCGGCCGGGCGGCTGCGGGATCAGTCCCAGGATGGAGTAGGCCGTCATGCTCTTGCCGCACCCGGACTCGCCCACGATACCAAGCGTCCGGCCGGTCTCCACCTCGAAGCTGACGCCGTCGACGGCTCGCACCACGCCACTCTCGGTGTCGAAGTAAGTCTTCAGGTCGTTTACGCGCAGGATCGTGTTCGGCATGGGTCCCTCATGCGTCTCTCATGCGGTTCCGCGCTGCCTGGGGTCCAGGGCGTCGCGCAGTCCGTCTCCCAGCAGGTTGTACAGGGTGACCGTGATGAAAATGGCGAATCCGGGCACGATTACGAGCCACCAGGCCGCGATATTGCTGCGCGCTCCGGCCAGCAGCGATCCCCAGGTGATGACCTCGGCGGGCACGCCGATGCCGAGGAAGCTCAGTCCCGATTCGGCCAGGATGGCGCCGGCCACGCCGAAGGCCGCGGGGATCAGCACGGGCGCGATGGCGTTGGGCAGGATGTGCACGGCCATGATGCGCAGGTTCGAACAGCCCAGGGCACGCGCCGCCGCGATGTAGTCGAAGGCCCGGACCTGGAGGAACTGGGAGCGGGTCAGCCGGGCGATGCCCACCCATCCCGTGAACCCGATGATGATCATGATCCAGAATAGGCTCGGTGGGAAGAAGGCCGCCGCCGTGATGATCAGGAAGAAGGGCGGGATCGCCGCCCAGAGTTCGAATACGCGGGACAGGATCAGGTCCGTCCACCCGCCCAGGTATCCCGCCAGCGCACCGAGCCCCACGCCGATGAGCAGGGAAATGCCCACCGAGACCAGCCCGATGGTCAGCGAATACCGCGTACCGTGAATGAGTCCGGACAGCACGTCGCGGCCCAGCCGGTCCGTGCCGAACAGGTGGTCGCTTCCCGGACGCTCGTACCGGGCGCCGAGGCGGATCTCGTCCGGCGCGTAGGGGATCAGGGGAAACACCGCGTCGCTGTACGCGTACCGCTTGAAGTTCCTCCGCGTCCGCAACTCCTCCGGCCAGTCCATCAGGCCGGTGTACACCGCGTATTGCCTGAACGCCGGGAAGTAGGTCTCTCCCTGGTAGACCATGTAGTACGGCTTGTTGCCGGCGATCAGGTCCGCGGTCAGCGCGAGGACGGCCATGGCCACGAGGACGTAGAGGCTGTAGAGCGCCGGACGGTTCTTGCGGAACTCCTTGCGCGTCAGCCGCCAGAAGCTCTCGCCGCCCTCGTTCATCACGGCATCGGCCGGCGTGCCGCTCACGCCATCGGCCGGCGTGCCGTTTAAGGCTTCATTGTCGTTAAGGTTGGACGAGTCCGATCCCACCGCCGGTCTCCTTCACAGTGAATTACTCCTTCCCAATGCCGGTCTCCTATCCCTGCAACTGGTCGAATGTGATCCGCGGATCGACGACCTTGAGCAGGATGTCCGCGACCAGGATGCCCAACAGGGAAAGCAGGGAACCAATGGTGAAAAGCGCCATGACCATGGGGTAGTCCCTGGTCAGCACCGACTCGAAACCGAGCAGCCCCATGCCGGGAATGGTGAATATCGTCTCGATGAAAACCGATCCAGCGATCAGGGCCGGCAGCAACCCTGCGGACGTGGTCACGATCGGGATCAGCGAGTTGCGGTACACGTGCCGCAGGATGACGACTTTCTCCGACAATCCCTTGGCCCGGGCGGTCCGCACGTAGTCCTGGCGCAGGTTCTCCAGCATGCTCGTCCGCATGAACCGGGAGATCGTCGCGAAGCTGATGTAGGCGGAGGCCAGCACGGGCAGGAACATGTGGTACAGGTGGTCCGTGAGGAGCCGCCAGAAGTTCCACTCGCTGGAGGCGTCCAGCGACTGTATGCCCGAGGCCGGGAACCAGTACAGGAACTCCCGGTTGCACAGGAAGATGATCAACAGCATGCCCACCCAGAAGGAGGGCATGGACCACAGGACGAAGGTACCGGTCGTCAGCATCCGGTCCGTGAGGGTGTTCTGCTTGACCGCGAGCCAGACGCCGAGGGGCAGGCCCACCAGGTAGGCGATGACGATCGCGATGACGTTGATCTCGAGCGTTACGGGCAACCGTTCCATGACCCGGCCGATGACGGGCTGGTTGTCCTTGAAGGATCGGCCGAAATCCAGCGTGACGAAGCGGTGCCCCGCGAGTTTGAAGAGTTCGATCCCCGCACCCCGGTAGGCATAGTTACCCGCCGCGCTGAAGGTCCTGCCTTCCCAGAAAGAGGACCGTTCCAGTTCGCCCGCTTCCTCTGGAGCGATATCCCGGGCAAGGACGAGGAACCGCTCTTTCTGCTCTGCCCGGTCCAGTCCCGTCAGCGCACGACGTTCCGACGCTTCGAGCCGTTCCAGCAACCCGTCCGCCCGCAAGGCGCTCCGGTCGAATGCGCTGATGGTCTCGACTTTCAGGAACAGCGCCGTGACCCAGTTGAAGTATTGCACGTGGACCGGCCGGTCCAGGCCGAGCTGCCTGCGGAGTTCCTCGCGGGTCTTTTCGATGTCCTGCTGCCGGTCGGACGCGAGCCCCTCGCCGCCGGCCACGCCGCCGAGGAACAGGTCCACGGGATCGCCGGGAGCCAGGTGCATGATGAAGAAGGAGATCACCGTGATCCCGACGAGCGTAGGGACCATGAGCAGCGAGCGTTGAAGGATGTAACCGAGCATAGGAGAACGTGCCCCCCGCCGGGTCATGGCCGGTTCAGCGCGTCATCACGGGTATGGACAGGGGCCGGAAACGCGCTGCGTTACTGGTACATCCGGTCGGTAGGCTCTACCCACCACTCCTGGTTCACGGCGCCTGCCGGATACCAGTTGACGCCCTGGAAGCGCCGGCTGTACGCACTGGCGACACGCGATTTCCAGAGAAAGGTATAGGGTTGTTCCTCGTGGAGGATCTCCTGGAACCGGCGGTACAGTTCGATCCGCCGGTCCATGTCGAATTCCGTTCGGTAGACCTCGAGGATCTCATCGGATTCCGCATTGCGGAAACTTACGAAGTTCGATCCGTTACCTTCGATCTGGGACGAATGCCAGATCTGGTAGGAATCCGGCGGAAAGCGCAGTCCCGTTCCCCCGCTCCAGCCGAGAGTCACGGCCGCGAAATCCTTGTTCTTCACCCTTTCCAGGAATATGGACCAGTCCAGTTCGCGGACCTGGCAGTCGATGCCGAGGTCCTCCAACGCGCTCTGTAGCGTCAGCGCAATATCTTTCCTGAGCTGATTGCCCGAGTTGACGAGAAACTCGAAACGGAAGGGGGTTCGCTCACCGTCGATCTCCCTGTCGAGGATCCCGTCGTTGTCCGTATCCGACCAACCGGCTTCGTTCAGCAAGGCCAAAGCCCGTTCCGGGTCGTAGGCGTAGGGCTGCAGGTCGTGATTGTACTCGGGCCGGAACTTGTGAATGGGACTTTCGACAGTTTCCGCGAGCCCGAATAGGAGGTTACGCACCATGGATTCCCGGTCGGTGAGGTGGGTCATCGCCTGGCGTACCCGACGGTCCCGGAATATGGGGTGTTCGTTGTTCCACCCGATATAGACGTATCCTCCCGCATACTGAATACCCTTCATGAACCGGTCCACGAAACCGGGGGACCAGCTCTTCTCCTTGAATTCCAGGGGTTTCATTCCGTGGATATCGAGGTTGCCGTTGGTCAGTTCGATGAAGGCGGCGTCCAGGTTGTTGATGATCTTGAAGACGACCCTGTCCACGTGTCCGGCGGGGGGGATTCCTTCCACGTCCCGGCCCCAGTAGTTCTCGTTGCGGGTGAGCACGACCCGCTGGCCCGTGACCACGTCGTCCTCCCAGTCCGCCACGTAATAGGCCCCGCTTCCCAACATGCGCCGGTTGAAATCCTGGTTGAACCTTTCGCCGAACTGCCGTACCCGGTCCGCGTGTTCCCCCGCTTCCCAGCTACCGTCGATGAGGCTGCCGATCGGCACTGGATCGAGCAACCCGTCCGGATCGTAGAAGTGCCGCGGGAGGATATCGAAACCGCCGAGGAAGAGATCGTTCAGGATGTAGGGTTGGCGGCATTCGAAACTGATCTCGTATTCCCCGAGTTTCCTGACGTCCTGAATGGAGGAGTAGTAGTTTCTGAGGTGAGGTGCCCGTACCGTGGGCGTCTGGATGACCTTCATGCTGAACAACACGTCGTCCGCCGTCAGTTGAACGCCGTCCGAGAAATGGACGTTCTCGCGAAGTCGGAAGGTATAGGTCAGCTTGTCGTCCGATACGGCGGGATAGTCCACCGCAATGAAACCCCGCTGCGCGTAGGGTGGATCGTACGCCGGCTCCAGCAGCGATTCGAAGACGTAGGTATGGACCTGCGTGGCGCCCTGGTCGCTCGACGTGTAGGGATTGAAGTTTTCGGGATCGGAAAGCGCGTGGCGCACCATCCAGTCTCCGTACCGTGGTTCGTCCATGCCCGCGTACTTCAGCGCGGCCTTCTCCGTACCATCCAGCACGACCGTATCCCTCGATTCGGACAGGATCGTCTGTACCTTGTTCCAGGGATCTTCCGTGGTTTCGCCGCCGCCGCAGGCGATCTGAGAGGCAAGCAGGCAAATGGCTGCGGTCGTTGCCGCGGTACCCATGGTCTTATGCATGATGTGATACCTCCAGGCATGTCCAGTGCACGATGCATAACCCGCATACAGTCCGGTGGTCCTCCGGGCAGCTACCTGCCCAGGCCCTTCTCCTCGAAATCGATGACGATCTTGATGCACTCGCCCTTGCGTCCGGTGGCCATTTCGAAACCTTCCTGGACCCTGGCGAAGGGCAGTTTATGCGAGATCATGGGCGAAACGTCGACGCGGCCCTCGCCGATCATGCGCATCGCGCTGGCGAAGTCGATATGGATATCCGGTCCGACCGAAGTCGTCAACTGGATGTTCTTGCGAAAAAGATCGAAGATGTCGGCCGTGTACTGCGTTGTCTTCGGGACGCCGAAGTTGATGAACCGCGCATTACGCCGGGCCAGTTTGACGCACAGGTTGAAGGTCTCTTCGACACCCACGACTTCGATCACCACGTCGGCCATCCGCCCGTCCGTGATTTCGGTCACGGCCTCCACCGGATCGGTGCCTGCCGAGTTCACGGTGTGGGTCGCCCCCATCTCCTTCGCGGCAGCGAGCCGGTTGTCGTGCTGGTCGATACCGATAATCAGCGCCGCGCCCAGGTTACGCATCATGGCCGTGAAGAGCAGTCCCATGGGGCCCTGGCCGACGATGGCGACCTCCGCGTTGAACCAGTGGCCCAGTTTGCGCAGGCAATACAACACGGTACCCAGGGGCTGGGCCATCAGAAGCTGCTCCTGGGGCAGTCCCTTCGGCAGCGGCGTCACGGACGTGCCCAGTCCGAGGAAATACTCGGCCATGGCGCTAGAGCCGGAGGGCAGGGCCAGGACGAGATCCCCTTCCCGGCATCCGTTCGACCAGGACTTCTCGATGACGCCTATACTCTCATGGAGGGAAACGCCCGGCGGCGCGGGGTAGTTCGCCGGACCCGTGAAAAGCGGATGGTCGCTGCCGCAAATGGCGGCGTTTACAGTTCGAACGAGCACGAGGTCCTTCAGCCCGTCCGGATCGGTCCGTTCCAGCGCGAGGTCCGGCCGTTCGGCTTCCACGATTTCGATGCGTTCCCGTTCGACGACCTGTCCCGCTTTCATCGGATTTCCTTTCCGAATACAGACGTATGTTTCCTGACAACCCATTGGTGCGACTGCATGCGCCGGCTACTGATCCAACCCGGGACGCCCGGACGCATCTTCCTGAATGTACCCGACCGGCGGGTATTGTCAAACCGAAACGGACGGGGCTGCGCGGGGTGGACCGTCAGGGTCTGTCATCACCGATGTAGATGTCGAAATAGCCCGTGTTGTTGCCCCAGAAGGGGTATTCGCCGTCACGGTCGCGCTTGATGCCCTTGAGCCAGGGTTTTCGCAGCGAAGCCTTCATGCCGTAGTAGAGAAACACGGCGCCCACGTCATCCGCGAGAATCCGCTGGGCCTGGTCGTACAATCGGAACCGCCGGGTCGCGTCCATTTCCGATGCCGCCTCGTCGACCAGGCGGTCGAATTCGGCGTTGATCCAGGGATGGCGGCTGTATCCGGCGGGCTGGGACCGCCACACCATGGCGAGCATGTTGTTCGGGTCGGGATAGTCGTAGTGGTACTGGATGAGGCTGAAGGGAATCTTTCGCTGGTACTGGGCGGTCCGGTAGGAGATGTTTTCGACGACCCGTATCGTCATATCGATCCCCAGGTGGGATTTGAGCATCTCCTGTATGGCCTGGCCGACCTGCTGCCGGCCCACATTGTTGATCCACATCTCGATCCTCGGAAACCCGCGTCCCTCCGGGTAACCCGCCTCGCGCAGGCGCTGTCTCGCCCGTTCCGGGTCGAAGCGCTGAATGTCCCGGTACTTGCCACCCGCGTAGCCGGGAAACCCCGGCGGCAGCATCGACCAGGCCGGCATGCCCATGCCCTGGAGCAGCACGCGGCAGATGGCCTCCCGGTCGATCGCGTGGCTGATCGCCTGGCGCACCTTCAGGTTGTCGAAGGGGGAAAAGTCCGCGTTGAAGAAGAGGAAATGGGTCATGAAATCCTTGCTGACGTGCAGTTCCCTGGACAGCCCCGGATGGCTCCGGATGCGCGGCAGATCGATGGGGGTAACGTCCTGCTGGTCGATCTCGTCGTTTTCGTAGGACAGCGTGCCGCCGGCCATCATGCGGGTATCCAGGAATTTCCCGATGATCCGCTCCACGAATCCCCTGTGGGGGCCGTTATAGTTCGGGTCCAGGACGAATTCGAAGCGGGCGCCGTGATCCCAGGACGCCAGTTTGAAGGTGGAGTTGGTCACGAAACGGCCGGGTTCGGACCAGCCCGGACCGTATTTTACCACCTGCCAGCGAGGCACAGGAACGGAGGTGGGGAAAGAGGCGATGTAGGGGAGATAGGGACAGGGAAGCGTGGTCCGGATTTCCAGTGTGTGGTCGTCGATGGCGCGGACGCCGACTGAATCCGCATTCCGGGTCTGTCCCTGGTTGAAGGCCTTCGCGCCTTCGATTTCATAGTAGAAGGAAGCATTTCGATTCGCGCTGGCCGGATCGACCATCCGCTTGAAGGCATACTCGAAATCGTGGGCCGTGACGGGCCGGCCGTCGCTCCACTTCGCGCCGCGGCGCAGGTGGAAGGTCCAGCGCGTTCCGTCGGGCGACGCCTCCCATCGATCGGCCGCCGCCGGCGTGAGTTCGTTGTTGTGATCCAGCCGGGTGAGGCCTTCGAAGGAAAACACCGCGCCGGTCGCCTCGTAGACGGCGATACCGATATCGAGCGTCGTGGGTTCGGGCAGGTGGAAGGAATAGACCTGCCCCTCGAGGGGCGCCGCGTCCGGCGGCATGGTTTTGCCCACCGAATTGACGGGCTGCGCCGTGGCCACGGACTGTACCGTGGCTACGGGCTGGCCTGAGTCGTTTTGAGCGACTTGAAAAACAGGAAGGAAAAGCAGCAGAAAACACAGCAGAAGGCCGGGATTCATGCGTACCTCCCCGTGGCTGCGCAGGTCTGAAACGCCATTCCCTGCCTGACCATATCCTGCCTGACCATTCCCGGCCTGACCATTCCCGTGCTATCCGGCAAAAATGGCGCGGTTGGAGATCCCCGAGCGGTAAGACGCCTGTTGAATGCCGCCGATGAACTGCGCGGTGCGGCCCGCCGGCGCCGATCCTTCGTACCACGCGCTGAACGACGCATTGAACTCCTGTATCCAGGCCCGGTTCGCTTCGGTGTCGTCACCGGCCACCACGTAGGCGTTGTTGAAGATGCCGTCCTCTTTGAGTCCGGTTCC is a genomic window of Gemmatimonadota bacterium containing:
- a CDS encoding TauD/TfdA family dioxygenase, yielding MMDSFEVIPTGGALGAEVRGLDLRNELDGETVRVLCGAFLDHCVLFFRGQAISQEDLVRFTRYFGRPVPHVRPQPDRPIEEIFVISNVTEDGKPIGALGSEEIPFHSDLSYLPEPGTISLLYALEIPDEGGDTMWANGYASYEALDPDMKARIDGLNAVHRHSIDALNTPEPTMHPVVRIHPETGRNVIYVSPHLTHHIADMEQGSGQNLLDELIAHATDPRFIWRHRWAVGDLVMWDNRCTMHRRTPFDDRQRRVMWRTQVFGAGTR
- a CDS encoding MBL fold metallo-hydrolase, which gives rise to MELSVVSGGVFKLDGGSMFGIVPKPLWEKVCPPDEKNRISNDTNCLLIRKDGRLILVDTGYGDKMTDRDRGIYGMSGSTILGSLSARGVSAEDIDLVILSHLHFDHAGGATRMDEEGRAVPAFPNAQYVVQKGEWEDALSDYGTMKTTYRPENYQPLMDRGVLTLVEGDVEIEEGIRVEVTGGHTRYHQLVKVESGDSKAVYSGDILPMKTHLRAPYNMAYDLFPYDTMVAKMRLLRQAADEGWIIALDHDANVSSGRISCEGEDRYAIEPVVLDQQSA
- the add gene encoding adenosine deaminase — translated: MSLYDYIAAVPKADLHVHLEGSIQPSTLLMLAERHRVDLPADTEEGLRNWYRFRDFHHFIEVYVAITKCLRTVEDFELIVYEFGADMVRQNIRYAEVTFSPSTHLWINRVDQDVWFTGLTNGRRRVRESFGCEINWVFDLVRNDYPERGRFDYTTDVAIEGMDDGVVALGLGGMEEGYPPAPFVPWFDRARSAGLHSAPHAGEHAGPESIWSAINDLGAVRIGHGVRAIEDPELVDYLAEHRIPLEISPTSNISLGLYPDAASHPLKALHEAGVTVTVNSDDPPLFNTTLTGEANLLADPWGFSRETIDEILLNGIRFSFLPDDRKQILETEFRNEMRALRSRTGEPDKAGEPGQDG
- a CDS encoding ATP-binding cassette domain-containing protein; its protein translation is MAEGNGMLLQVRGLKKHFPVGGGLLRRHRAAIKAVDGVDLTLERGETLGLVGESGCGKTTIGRAILRLVDPSAGTATFHTALEEGDARRPHAVFEMKKGDLRRLRRQMQIVFQDPYGSLNPRMTVGALLREPLTVHGLSTRAEAGDRVAELLETVGLNPAHARRYPHEFSGGQRQRIGIARALAVRPELIIADEPVSALDVSIQAQIINLLKVLQDRFRLSYLFISHDLRVVRHISDRVAVMYLGRIVETSTRDQLYAKPLHPYTRALLSAVPLPDPTLGRDRIILKGDVPNPANLPPGCPFHPRCPLAEARCKTEVPVLEDKGNGHRAACHLV
- a CDS encoding ABC transporter ATP-binding protein, which translates into the protein MPNTILRVNDLKTYFDTESGVVRAVDGVSFEVETGRTLGIVGESGCGKSMTAYSILGLIPQPPGRIAGGEIFFEDRDLLKLSHRQIRDIRGNDIAMIFQEPMTSLNPVFTIGEQIAEAVRLHRGADRKEAWRRTVELLDLVDIPLPEERAESYPHELSGGMRQRAMIAMAISCDPKLLIADEPTTALDVTIQAQILDVLRRLQEERGMGLMLITHDLGIVAEMAHEVLVMYAGQVVERADVKTLFGSPRHPYTRGLLASVPTMSSGSEELSTIEGTVPDPVGFPAGCRFAPRCDFAVEACGRPQALKDVEGRHLVRCGEWQRVVQAETV
- a CDS encoding ABC transporter permease; translated protein: MNEGGESFWRLTRKEFRKNRPALYSLYVLVAMAVLALTADLIAGNKPYYMVYQGETYFPAFRQYAVYTGLMDWPEELRTRRNFKRYAYSDAVFPLIPYAPDEIRLGARYERPGSDHLFGTDRLGRDVLSGLIHGTRYSLTIGLVSVGISLLIGVGLGALAGYLGGWTDLILSRVFELWAAIPPFFLIITAAAFFPPSLFWIMIIIGFTGWVGIARLTRSQFLQVRAFDYIAAARALGCSNLRIMAVHILPNAIAPVLIPAAFGVAGAILAESGLSFLGIGVPAEVITWGSLLAGARSNIAAWWLVIVPGFAIFITVTLYNLLGDGLRDALDPRQRGTA
- a CDS encoding ABC transporter permease, whose translation is MLGYILQRSLLMVPTLVGITVISFFIMHLAPGDPVDLFLGGVAGGEGLASDRQQDIEKTREELRRQLGLDRPVHVQYFNWVTALFLKVETISAFDRSALRADGLLERLEASERRALTGLDRAEQKERFLVLARDIAPEEAGELERSSFWEGRTFSAAGNYAYRGAGIELFKLAGHRFVTLDFGRSFKDNQPVIGRVMERLPVTLEINVIAIVIAYLVGLPLGVWLAVKQNTLTDRMLTTGTFVLWSMPSFWVGMLLIIFLCNREFLYWFPASGIQSLDASSEWNFWRLLTDHLYHMFLPVLASAYISFATISRFMRTSMLENLRQDYVRTARAKGLSEKVVILRHVYRNSLIPIVTTSAGLLPALIAGSVFIETIFTIPGMGLLGFESVLTRDYPMVMALFTIGSLLSLLGILVADILLKVVDPRITFDQLQG
- a CDS encoding zinc-binding dehydrogenase; its protein translation is MGCQETYVCIRKGNPMKAGQVVERERIEIVEAERPDLALERTDPDGLKDLVLVRTVNAAICGSDHPLFTGPANYPAPPGVSLHESIGVIEKSWSNGCREGDLVLALPSGSSAMAEYFLGLGTSVTPLPKGLPQEQLLMAQPLGTVLYCLRKLGHWFNAEVAIVGQGPMGLLFTAMMRNLGAALIIGIDQHDNRLAAAKEMGATHTVNSAGTDPVEAVTEITDGRMADVVIEVVGVEETFNLCVKLARRNARFINFGVPKTTQYTADIFDLFRKNIQLTTSVGPDIHIDFASAMRMIGEGRVDVSPMISHKLPFARVQEGFEMATGRKGECIKIVIDFEEKGLGR